The following coding sequences are from one Strix uralensis isolate ZFMK-TIS-50842 chromosome 6, bStrUra1, whole genome shotgun sequence window:
- the GALNT3 gene encoding polypeptide N-acetylgalactosaminyltransferase 3 isoform X1: MALKKTPKLFKKLFFHWKLWKFSIIVFVFLVFLFLLQREVGVQDFKDEAGIEPVVGKKSHVLGLVLNAMNNIKGAKPKMQIKAPVRQTKIPEERHCLPGHYTAVELKPFLDRPLQDPNAPGASGKAFKTINLNSEEQKEKRRGEEKHCFNAFASDRISLHRDLGPDTRPPECIEQKFKRCPPLPTTSIIIVFHNEAWSTLLRTVHSVMYTSPAILLKEIILVDDASVDEYLHGKLDEYVKQFQIVKVVRQKERKGLITARLLGASVATGETLTFLDAHCECFYGWLEPLLARIAENPVAVVSPDIASIDLNTFEFSKPSPYGHSHNRGNFDWSLSFGWESLPKHENKRRKDETYPIRTPTFAGGLFSISKDYFEHIGSYDEEMEIWGGENIEMSFRVWQCGGQLEIMPCSVVGHVFRSKSPHTFPKGTQVITRNQVRLAEVWMDEYKEIFYRRNTEAAKIVKQKTFGDISKRLELRQRLQCRNFTWYLSNVYPEAYVPDLNPLFSGYLKNIGKRMCLDVGENNHGGKPLIMYSCHGLGGNQYFEYSAHHEIRHNIQKELCLHASKGPVQLRECNYKGQKTFAVGEEQWLHQKDQTLYNAALHMCLTGNGEHPSLASCNPSDSFQKWIFGQNN, encoded by the exons atGGCTTTGAAAAAAACACCTAAACTGTTCAAGAAACTATTTTTTCACTGGAAACTTTGGAAATTTAGCATTATTGTGTTTGTctttctggtatttttatttttattacaaagagAAGTAGGTGTTCAAGATTTTAAAGATGAAGCAGGGATTGAGCCAGTTGTTGGAAAGAAAAGTCATGTATTAGGTCTAGTGTTAAATGCGATGAACAATATCAAAGGTGCAAAGCcaaaaatgcagataaaagcaCCTGTTAGGCAAACTAAAATTCCTGAAGAGAGACACTGTTTGCCAGGACACTATACTGCAGTGGAACTAAAACCCTTTCTAGATCGACCCCTTCAAGATCCTAATGCTCCTGGAGCTTCTGGTAAAGCATTTAAAACCATCAACTTAAattcagaagaacagaaagaaaaacggcgaggagaagaaaaacactgttttAATGCATTTGCAAGTGATAGGATTTCTTTACACCGAGATCTTGGACCAGACACTCGACCTCCTGA ATGTATTGAACAAAAGTTTAAGCGTTGCCCGCCATTGCCAACCACAAGTATTATAATAGTTTTTCATAATGAAGCATGGTCTACTCTGCTCAGAACTGTTCACAGCGTGATGTATACATCTCCTGCCATACTGTTAAAGGAGATTATTTTGGTGGATGATGCCAGTGTGGATG AATACTTGCATGGTAAACTAGATGAGTATGTGAAACAATTTCAAATAGTTAAAGTAGTCcgtcaaaaggaaagaaaaggtctAATCACTGCACGGTTATTGGGAGCTTCAGTAGCAACAGGAGAGACCCTGACCTTTCTGGATGCTCATT GTGAATGCTTTTATGGCTGGTTAGAGCCATTATTGGCAAGAATAGCTGAGAACCCTGTTGCTGTTGTGAGCCCTGATATTGCTTCTATAGATCTCAATACTTTTGAATTCAGTAAACCATCTCCTTATGGGCATAGCCACAACAGAGGAAATTTTGATTGGAGTTTGTCATTTGGATGGGAGTCTCTTcctaaacatgaaaataaaagaagaaaagatgaaaccTATCCAATTAG AACACCTACTTTTGCTGGAGGTCTCTTTTCAATATCAAAAGACTACTTTGAACACATTGGAAGCTATgatgaagaaatggaaatatgGGGGGGTGAAAATATAGAAATGTCTTTCAGA gTATGGCAATGTGGTGGACAGTTGGAGATCATGCCTTGCTCTGTTGTTGGCCATGTCTTTCGCAGCAAGAGCCCCCATACTTTCCCAAAAGGTACTCAAGTGATCACACGTAATCAAGTACGCCTTGCAGAAGTGTGGATGGatgaatataaagaaatattttaccgAAGAAACACAGAGGCAGCAAAAATTGTGAAACAA AAAACATTTGGAGACATCTCAAAAAGGCTTGAGTTAAGACAGCGTCTGCAGTGTAGAAATTTTACTTGGTATCTCAGTAATGTTTATCCAGAAGCATATGTGCCAGACCTGAATCCTTTGTTTTCTGGATAt TTAAAAAATATTGGGAAACGCATGTGTCTGGATGTTGGTGAAAATAACCATGGCGGCAAACCATTGATTATGTATTCTTGTCATGGACTTGGAGGAAATCAG taCTTTGAATATTCTGCACACCATGAAATTCGACATAACATTCAGAAGGAGCTTTGTCTGCATGCTTCTAAAGGACCTGTGCAGCTTCGCGAATGTAACTACAAAGGCCAGAAAACCTTTGCCGTTGGAGAAGAGCAATGGCTGCATCAAAAG GATCAAACTCTGTACAATGCAGCACTACATATGTGCCTTACAGGAAATGGAGAACATCCGAGTTTGGCATCCTGTAATCCATCAGACAGCTTCCAGAAGTGGATCTTTGGCCAGAACAATTAA
- the GALNT3 gene encoding polypeptide N-acetylgalactosaminyltransferase 3 isoform X2, translated as MALKKTPKLFKKLFFHWKLWKFSIIVFVFLVFLFLLQREVGVQDFKDEAGIEPVVGKKSHVLGLVLNAMNNIKGAKPKMQIKAPVRQTKIPEERHCLPGHYTAVELKPFLDRPLQDPNAPGASGKAFKTINLNSEEQKEKRRGEEKHCFNAFASDRISLHRDLGPDTRPPECIEQKFKRCPPLPTTSIIIVFHNEAWSTLLRTVHSVMYTSPAILLKEIILVDDASVDEYLHGKLDEYVKQFQIVKVVRQKERKGLITARLLGASVATGETLTFLDAHCECFYGWLEPLLARIAENPVAVVSPDIASIDLNTFEFSKPSPYGHSHNRGNFDWSLSFGWESLPKHENKRRKDETYPIRTPTFAGGLFSISKDYFEHIGSYDEEMEIWGGENIEMSFRVWQCGGQLEIMPCSVVGHVFRSKSPHTFPKGTQVITRNQVRLAEVWMDEYKEIFYRRNTEAAKIVKQKTFGDISKRLELRQRLQCRNFTWYLSNVYPEAYVPDLNPLFSGYLKNIGKRMCLDVGENNHGGKPLIMYSCHGLGGNQDLHSQGRWWESSQWETEWPGLSHLPYHACTLIV; from the exons atGGCTTTGAAAAAAACACCTAAACTGTTCAAGAAACTATTTTTTCACTGGAAACTTTGGAAATTTAGCATTATTGTGTTTGTctttctggtatttttatttttattacaaagagAAGTAGGTGTTCAAGATTTTAAAGATGAAGCAGGGATTGAGCCAGTTGTTGGAAAGAAAAGTCATGTATTAGGTCTAGTGTTAAATGCGATGAACAATATCAAAGGTGCAAAGCcaaaaatgcagataaaagcaCCTGTTAGGCAAACTAAAATTCCTGAAGAGAGACACTGTTTGCCAGGACACTATACTGCAGTGGAACTAAAACCCTTTCTAGATCGACCCCTTCAAGATCCTAATGCTCCTGGAGCTTCTGGTAAAGCATTTAAAACCATCAACTTAAattcagaagaacagaaagaaaaacggcgaggagaagaaaaacactgttttAATGCATTTGCAAGTGATAGGATTTCTTTACACCGAGATCTTGGACCAGACACTCGACCTCCTGA ATGTATTGAACAAAAGTTTAAGCGTTGCCCGCCATTGCCAACCACAAGTATTATAATAGTTTTTCATAATGAAGCATGGTCTACTCTGCTCAGAACTGTTCACAGCGTGATGTATACATCTCCTGCCATACTGTTAAAGGAGATTATTTTGGTGGATGATGCCAGTGTGGATG AATACTTGCATGGTAAACTAGATGAGTATGTGAAACAATTTCAAATAGTTAAAGTAGTCcgtcaaaaggaaagaaaaggtctAATCACTGCACGGTTATTGGGAGCTTCAGTAGCAACAGGAGAGACCCTGACCTTTCTGGATGCTCATT GTGAATGCTTTTATGGCTGGTTAGAGCCATTATTGGCAAGAATAGCTGAGAACCCTGTTGCTGTTGTGAGCCCTGATATTGCTTCTATAGATCTCAATACTTTTGAATTCAGTAAACCATCTCCTTATGGGCATAGCCACAACAGAGGAAATTTTGATTGGAGTTTGTCATTTGGATGGGAGTCTCTTcctaaacatgaaaataaaagaagaaaagatgaaaccTATCCAATTAG AACACCTACTTTTGCTGGAGGTCTCTTTTCAATATCAAAAGACTACTTTGAACACATTGGAAGCTATgatgaagaaatggaaatatgGGGGGGTGAAAATATAGAAATGTCTTTCAGA gTATGGCAATGTGGTGGACAGTTGGAGATCATGCCTTGCTCTGTTGTTGGCCATGTCTTTCGCAGCAAGAGCCCCCATACTTTCCCAAAAGGTACTCAAGTGATCACACGTAATCAAGTACGCCTTGCAGAAGTGTGGATGGatgaatataaagaaatattttaccgAAGAAACACAGAGGCAGCAAAAATTGTGAAACAA AAAACATTTGGAGACATCTCAAAAAGGCTTGAGTTAAGACAGCGTCTGCAGTGTAGAAATTTTACTTGGTATCTCAGTAATGTTTATCCAGAAGCATATGTGCCAGACCTGAATCCTTTGTTTTCTGGATAt TTAAAAAATATTGGGAAACGCATGTGTCTGGATGTTGGTGAAAATAACCATGGCGGCAAACCATTGATTATGTATTCTTGTCATGGACTTGGAGGAAATCAG GACTTGCACTCTCAAGGAAGATGGTGGGAATCCAGCCAGTGGGAGACCGAGTGGCCAGGCCTGAGCCACCTTCCCTATCATGCTTGCACCCTCATAGTCTGA